The window TTTATTTCAAATGACACATAATACCACCAGCTTTTTCTTGCTAATGACTCAGGAATACTAATATTGTTCAGCCCTATATAAGGATCCGGATATTTTCCTTGTTGGACCAGACTGGTTAATACAGTTCCTGGAACTGTAGCATTGTTCCACTGCTTATATTGACGTACTGGCTCTGACAATGCTGTTTTCTGTTGTAAAAAAATACTGTCCTCTGCGAGTAGCCATCCACGTTTTAGTTCAAACTTCTGCTGCTCAAAATTTACCTGTTGTACTTGGGGTGGGGCTGTAGCCTTGCTTATGGGACGATCAATCATTCCCTTCGATACAGGCATTACTGAGTCGGCCTGCTTTTTTGTAAGCCCAAAATTCAATCTCGACTGAGCATCAGCTGCCATAAGAAAATGTAGTAGTAAACATGTGTATATATACTTCTTCATAATTGCTATATATTATTCCCAATTATCTGTTCTAAATGGGTATGCAGGCAACCCATGCTTATTCTGCAGATTGGTTACAGGAAAGTTGGTAAAAGCGTATCTAACTGCAACTGGAGCTTTTACAAGGGTTGAACTGAGCAGAATGCTGCTTCCCTCAATAAATGCATCCGCTTTATAAAAAATCTTATCCGCACCAGCAATATAGAAATGCCTTGGTGCAGCACCATCATTGGTGTTCAATCCATTTACTACTGTTGACTTCTCGAATTCAATAATTACTTTTTCATTTCGAATAATCATGTTGCGAAAAACTGGTCCATATGGATTCTCCATTTTTCTTTTATATGTATTATGCAAGGCCATCATAGCCAACCTTTCCCCAACAGGTTTTTTATTTGAAGGGTGAATTTGATCAGGGTCTCCTACATCCATCGTACAGACCATGGCAGTATTTTGAACAAGGGTAGTAACTTTGGCCTGAGCCTCGCGAAACAAAGCATACCTAAACTCTGTACTATCATTTTTCTTCCAATTATAGGGAGTCATTTGTACATAATAAAAGGGCATATTTGGCTGTTTGAAGAGACTACGCCAACTGTCAATAAGTTTAGCCATTAGCTTAGGATACATCGTAATTTCACCTGCATTCGATTCTCCCTGATACCAGAGCACCCCTTTGATAGAAAATGGTATTAGCGGATGTATCATGGCATTGTATACATACATCGGGCGTAATACAGGAATTTTATCCTGTGGATTCTTATCGTATGGATCAATATAGACTCTTTTTAAATCAGGATCGCCTGCAAGTACACTCCTACTCATAAAAGCCTGACATGATGCACTGCCGATGGATGATTGAAATAAACCGATGGGCACGTCTAAAACCTCACTCAAACGTTTTCCAAAATAATAAGCAACACCACTAAACATGGCTGCATATTCTGGCAGA is drawn from Chitinophagales bacterium and contains these coding sequences:
- a CDS encoding sialate O-acetylesterase, translated to MRQLILMIVFVFIYTGQLFAQKLKLGTPLQSKMVVQQAQPFSVWGKTTPGNWVSIKASWLKDSLIVKALADSVFFCQLKVPKAKKGDYTRYELLVRTKDTSINLTDVLIGEVWLCSGQSNMEMSMRPVPPYHQGVLNNSQEIASAASDKIRLYRNEKLYDSVQRDFTKGQWTECLPEYAAMFSGVAYYFGKRLSEVLDVPIGLFQSSIGSASCQAFMSRSVLAGDPDLKRVYIDPYDKNPQDKIPVLRPMYVYNAMIHPLIPFSIKGVLWYQGESNAGEITMYPKLMAKLIDSWRSLFKQPNMPFYYVQMTPYNWKKNDSTEFRYALFREAQAKVTTLVQNTAMVCTMDVGDPDQIHPSNKKPVGERLAMMALHNTYKRKMENPYGPVFRNMIIRNEKVIIEFEKSTVVNGLNTNDGAAPRHFYIAGADKIFYKADAFIEGSSILLSSTLVKAPVAVRYAFTNFPVTNLQNKHGLPAYPFRTDNWE